The DNA region ACGAGGCCGCGTTCTAGGGCTTCCTGCTCAAGATCGTCAACACGCACCGTCACCCGGACACGCTTTCGGGTGGCGGTGCTGTCGTATCAGCTGGGTACGCTGAGTGCAGGTCCGAGAATCCCGTCCATGGGAGGAACCATGACTGCCGAGGCACTGCCCGAAGCGTCGCAGCTGCGCCGCGACGATTCCAAGTGGCCGGTCCCGCCCGAGGACGGCTACACCGTGGACGATTTCTTCACGCTTGACCTCCCGCCGCACACAGAGCTGATCGACGGGAGCCTGGTTTTCGTGAGTCCGCAGCGGAACTTTCACACGCTGGCGATGTATCTGCTGGAGCAGGGGCTGCGCCAGCAGGTTCCCGAGGCTCTGCGAGTGCGCCGAGAGATGGCCGTCGTGCTCGGTAAGCGCAATGTCCCAGAACCTGACCTCGTCGTGGTGAAGGCTGACGGCGTAGGAGGCCCACGACAAACACGCTACGAGGCCGCCGATGTCGTGCTCGCCGTCGAGGTGGTCTCCCCCGACTCCGAGGACCGCGACCGCGACACCAAACCTCACAAGTACGCGGCGGCGGGCATCCCGCACTTCTGGCGGGTCGAGATGAGCGGCGAGCACGACCGGCCCGTGGTGTGGACGTACGAGTGCGACGCGGTGACCAAGACCTACGTCTCCACCGGCGTCCACCACGACCGGCTGAAGCTCTCCGTCCCGTACGACATCGACATCGATCTGACCGCCATCGACCGGCTGTAGTCCTGGTCCCACCCCACCCCGCCGCCCCGGCCCGTTCTAGGATCGGACGTCCGGTAGCCGGAGGGGGCGGGTTCACTCATGGGTGGCAAGGGTTTCGTGGGTACGCGAGGGAGTCAGGGGTTCCTGGCGGCCGGGGCGGCGGTGCTGCTGCTCGCGGGCTGCGGGGGC from Streptomyces sp. NBC_01591 includes:
- a CDS encoding Uma2 family endonuclease produces the protein MGGTMTAEALPEASQLRRDDSKWPVPPEDGYTVDDFFTLDLPPHTELIDGSLVFVSPQRNFHTLAMYLLEQGLRQQVPEALRVRREMAVVLGKRNVPEPDLVVVKADGVGGPRQTRYEAADVVLAVEVVSPDSEDRDRDTKPHKYAAAGIPHFWRVEMSGEHDRPVVWTYECDAVTKTYVSTGVHHDRLKLSVPYDIDIDLTAIDRL